The following is a genomic window from Saprospiraceae bacterium.
TGGCTTCAAATACCATGGTTTATTGGTAGGAAAACCGCGCGGAGGCAATTATCATTGGATAGACAATCATCTTGTAAAAGCAACAAGATTCAAAGGCAAATTTACTGACTTAGTCAGAGTAAATGCCACCATAGAAGTATTTGAACCCTGATATAACCTGTAGGGTATGTTTGGAAGATTTTAAGACAATGTCGTTTAGATAAGGAATTTTTCTTTGTTTTTACCCTATCTAAATCTTTCCCTTACAAGGGAAAGACTTCATAAAGATGTCTTAACTAAACGACATTAGATTTTAATATATTTTAATATATAAAATCTTTCAAACTCACCTTACAAATCTTACATAAAGATGCCCCGTTATGCTGAAGCCCATGTTTCCAACTTCAAGTAAAATACTTATCACTGGTGCCACGGGATTTTTGGGTAGTTATATACTGCGAAAATTATCATCAGAAGGCTACAATAATATTGTTTGTATAAAAAGACCTGATTCATCTATGGAAATGACGTCAGGTATAGCTGATGTCGATTGGGTCACAGGCGATATTATGGATATCTGCTTCCTTGATGAAATCATAAATGGTGTAGACATCATCATTCATGCTGCAGCCATAGTCACATTTGATCCCGGGAACTTCAAAAAAATGATCACCACTGCCATGGATGGTACTTCAAATCTGGTTAATGCGGCATTAGACAATCAGGTTTCAAAATTTATTCACATTAGTTCTGTGGCTGCTTTGGGTAGAAGAAGAAAAGAAGAGACCATAACAGAAAATAATATTTTTTCCAAAAGTCAATACGATACTACGTATGGTCTAAGCAAATTCCTTGCTGAACAGGAGGTATGGAGAGGACATGCTGAAGGCCTTAATACCACCATTCTGAATCCATCCATGGTACTGGGTGCCGGAAAATGGCATGATTCAAGTGCACAAATATATAATAGAGTATATGATGGACTAAAATACTACCCCACAGGGTCAACAGGCTGGGTAGATGTGAGAGATGTAGCTACTGCTGTATTCCAATGCTTGACATCGCAATATAATGGCGAACGATATATCATCAGTTCTGAAAATCACACTTATCAGTCTATATTTGAAAAAATCGCAAATCGTCTCCATGTCTATGCGCCAAAACAAGCCTTAAGATCCCGTATGGGAAATCTTTTATGGCGACTTGAATCTATAAGGTCGTGGTTGCTGCACCAAAAACCGGTGATCACACGCGAAACCGTGGTTTCAATGTCAGCGGAGTCATATTATGTCAATGAGAAGTCTGTCCAGGAATTGAATCTGCAATACACTACTATCGAAAAGACCATCGAAGATAGTTGCAAAGTTTTCTTGACTTCCTATCCAAATGGTAAAAAATCAGGTATTCTGGATATTTAAACCAACCTGAAAGTAAAATCTTTTACATTTTAAGTGACATTTTCAATTATTCATATACAATTTCACTTAATTTTGCGTTATATAGTCATCTATATAGAATAACATATTGATCAATAACGTAATATGATGTTAAATTTTAAAAATTACCTTGCACTCATTGTACTGCTTTCAATAGGGTCTGCCCTAAGTGGTCAAAATAAATTCGCCAATGAATGGATCAATCCATCCAAAAAATACTACAAAATAAAAGTTGCTGAAAACGGCATTTATAAAGTGACCTATGAAGAACTCGTCGCAGCGGGACTACCGCAAGGAACAATTGATGGTAGTGCTTTGAAGTTATATAATCTGGGAAAAGAGCAGGCTATCCATGTGAGTAACAATAATTTTGGATCAGGTGCCTGGTTTGAATTTTATGGCGTAAAAAATACCATAGGTGTTGATTCTCTTTTGTTTAGAGATTGGAAAAAGGACTTGCTCAATCCTGATTATTCTTTTATCACCGATACGAATACCTACTTTCTGACTCTCTCTCCGGAAACAGTCAACCTGAGATATAATCAGATCAATCCTGATTTTACCAACAATACACTTACGCCACTGCCCTATTACATCCATGAAGAAAAAGTGGTATATACACACACTTATTTTAAAAATGTAGATTTTGATGTCAGGTATTCTCAGTTTGAGCCAAGTGAAGGTTTCGCTTCCGGCACATTACAAAAATCTGATACAAAACTCAACATCTCCGGGTACGTCAATACAGGGCCAGATCCGATCCTGGAATTCAGGACAGGACAAAACAACAGAGCATCAGTGCTGGAAATCCGATGGAATGGTGTACTCAAGGATAAAAAGTCTACAAATCCAAAACTAACTACACAACATCGTTTTGTACTCAATAAAAATGAACTATTGACTTCCAATACATTAAATCTGAATAATGTCAATACCTCAGACGACAGGCACATCATAGCCAATGCGCTGGTGAAATTTCCCAGAATATTTGATTTTGGAAACAAGTCTACTTATGAATTTAAACTTGCAGCTTCTTTAGGCAGACGTATGCTCGATATTGCATCCTTTCAGACAGAAAATAAAAATGTCATCCTGTATGATGTAGCCAACCATTTCAGATACAATACCAGAACTGAAGCAGGTAAAATACAAGCCATCCTCAATGGTACGATCAATGAATCGCATCTCGTCCTGGTTAATACAGGCTCAGGGACAAAAAACGTAGCATCCATTTCTGTATTTACTCCAAAGACATTTGAAAATAAAGGGCAGCAATATGTCATCATAACCACCAAATCCCTTCAACCATCCGGTCAAAATGCTGTCAAAGAGTATGCAGACTACAGGTCCAGCAATGTAGGTGGCGGATATAAGACCGATGTGCTGGATATGCAGGATATTTATGATCATTTTGCTTATGGTATAGACAGACATTTTATAGGCATAAAACATCTGTCGGCATTTATGAAGGTCACCTGGCCGGATGTCAAATTTGTCATGCTACTGGGAAAAGGAGTGGAATACCCTTATATGCGTTCAGAAAATGATGTCATCAACAATACTGACCGCATTTTTTATGTCCCCACCTATGGCTATATCGGATCTGATAATATGCTGTTTTCAGAAGGAAATTTTCCGGATCCGTATTTTGCTGTAGGTAGAATAGCTGCGCGAACACCAGATGATATCCGCAACTATCTGGATAAGGTCAGAGAATATGAGCAGGCACCATTTAAACCCCAGACGATAGAAGACAAGTACTGGATGAAAAGGGTGATGAACCTGGGTGGTGGTAAAAACGATGGAGAACAAAATGCTATCAGAAGCGGACTGGAAGGTATGGCATCCTATCTTAAAGATACGATCTATGGTGCGGATGTACGGGCGTATTACAAACGCAGTTCGGATGCTGTTACTTTTGTGGTAAATGAAGAAATAAATGAACTTTTTGAAAACGGAGTGAGTTTGATCAACTTTTTTGGACACTCAGCGACTAATTCCTGGGATTTTTCTATAGAAAATCCACGTAACTATGATAATTTTGGTAAGTATCCTTTTATCAATTCATTCGGATGTTACTCAGGCAACCTTCATGGTACATCAAGAGGCATCAGTGAATTGTTTGTGCTTGAAAAAAATCGTGGCTCTATCGGTTTTCTGGCATCTACAGGGTCAGCATTTATTCCCGCATTATCCACCTATGGTGCCCGTTTCTATCAGCTGCTCTTGAAAGACAGAAAATATCCTACTTTCGGTGAAGTGATCAGGTACATTGCAGAACAAAACAGAACATCGCAGTTTTCTGATCTGGCATTGTTTTCTCAACTAACCCTGCATGGAGATCCGGCACTGAAACCCTATATCTTTGGTGGACCTGATTATATTTTTGACGGCACGACTGCCCGGACTAATCCACAGGATGTACAAGCTGCACTAAAGGACTATAAACTCGAGATCAATGTAGCCAATATAGGCGCTGCCAAAAATGACTCTGTAGATCTGACCTTCTTTCATGAGTTGCCTAATGGTCGGATAGCTGACACCATAAGGTTAACAAAATACAAAATTGAAAATACAGAAAAAGTAGTTGTGTCGCTCAAAAATCATGGTCAGGCATCTGTTGGTAAAAACAAAATATATGCCAGTATCGACCCGCTCAATAAAGTATCAGAACTACCCAATCCGGAAGCCGAAGGAAACAATGAGCTATATGTCAATAACCTGAAGGGATTCGAGTTTTTTGTGTCTGACAATTTTGCTACTACAGTCTATCCGCCTGATTTTGCCATGATCAATACCAAAGATCATTTTATTCTTAAAGCATCTACAAGTAGTGTCCCCGTTGCCAAAGGAAGTTTTGTATTTCAGATCGACACCACAGCCTATTTCACCAGTTCCATCAAAGAAACCGCCAAAGTGGAATCTGAAGGCGGGCTGATACAATATGTGCCAAAGATGCTTTTAGTGCCGGATAGAGTGTATTACTGGCGGGTAAGTCCGGATAGCATCCCAGGTCAGGGATATAAATGGTCACAGGCATCCTTTGCCTTCCTGCCCAATGAAGAGGAAGGCTGGAATCAGAGTCACTTCTTTCAGTTCACCCAAAATGATTTTACCGACTTTGAAATCAGTGAGGAGTCGGGAAGGAGATTTGAGTTTGGGAAGCAATATTTTAATATTAAAATAAGAAATAAGCTTTGGAGTGAAGATGATAAACCTGGTTATATTGTTCAAAATGTAAATTACGCTTCTTCTTGGGGATGGCGTTATCTGGATGCTGGAATTGGAATTATAGTGAATAACGAAAAAACTTTATTTAATTTATTTAATCCACCAGGAGGAAATTTCGGAAGTATCAATCCAACCTCTGAAAATGTTCACCTCTTTGCATTTAAAACTGATTCTCCTGAAAATAGAAAAAAGTAATTGATTTTATTGAAACTCAAATTAAAAGTGGATATACAATAAACTTCTACACTATTCAAAATAATATTAATTCTGATTATAAACCAAATGAATGGAGCGGGGATTCTATAATTTATGGTAAAAGTATTTTCTCAGTATTAGAAAAGTTAGGAGCAAAAAAAATTAGAGAATTAACATTTAAAGGTTCTGTTCCTTATGCTGTTCAAATTTTTAACGGTAAAATTGGTCTTCTTGATGAAAAAATCGCTAATAATATAAATGATATCATTGAAACTTCATCTTATATTTATAGATTCAAAACAAAAGGATTAACAAATTCAACAAAAACTGAAAAATTTTTAAAAACTGGCTATATAAAATTCAATACTTATAATAAAAATACATTAGAAGATATTGATACCGTTAATGTTTTAACCACAACTTTAAATCAATCTAAAAACATATTTATATCAAATATTAAAAACGGACAAGAAATTAATCCCAATAATATTGAATTATTAAATCTTAACTTACAATATATAGTTACAGATTTAAATGATAGGTCACCTATTCAATTGAACTATTGGCGGTTTTCATATTGGCCGCTTCCTGACGCTGCCATTTCCTTCATAAAAACCGAACCCAATCTGGCATCCAATGACATCAAACAGGGCGAAAAAATAAAAATATTCTACGATGTCACCAATGTGAATTATGTGGCCATGGACAGCATCCTGGTAAAATACTCCTACATCACGGGAGAAAATCAATCGGTCACTGCCTTCAAAAAAATTGGCAAACTGGGTATAGGACAGAAAATCAGCGACTTCATAGAGTTTACCATCGGAGCCGGTAACCTCACGGATGTACGCATGATCATTGAAATCAATCCTGACAATCAGCAGCCCGAATTACATCAATTTAATAATACGCTCACCAAACAGTTTGGCGTCCAGCGGGACAATACCAATCCACTCCTGGATATCTACTTTGACGGGGTCAGAATCATGGATGGAGACATTGTCTCTCCCAAACCTGAAATCCTGGTCACCCTGGAAGATGACAATACCTTCCTGCCGGTCACCGATCCCAACCTCTTCGAAATCAAATTAGACACCGGCAGAAATCAGGTACTGACCATACCTGTCAGCAGCCCTCAGATCAAGTTTACTCCTGCAGGAGGAAGTAACAAAACAGCTAAAATTCAATATTATCCCACACTAAAAGAAGGAGAATACAAGCTCATCATACAAGCCAAAGATGCATCAGGTAACAAATCAGGTGTCAACCCCAGAAGTGTCAATTTCAGGGTCATAGAAAAACAGAGCGTCAGCAACGTACTCAACTACCCTAATCCGTTTTCCACTTCTACTCAGTTTGTATTCACACTTACGGGGGCAGAAGTGCCTGATATCATGTCTATCTCCATCATGACACTCTCCGGCAAGGTAGTGCGGGAAATCACAAAAGAAGAACTCGGCCCACTTCGAATAGGTCTCAACCGCACAGAATATCGATGGGATGGCACCGATGAATATGGCAGCAAACTAGGTAATGGCGTCTATCTATATAAAATCAACACCCGTAAAAAGGATAAATCTGTTTACGAACAATTCGGACAGAACGAAACCGATAAGTACTTTAAGGAAGGATTCGGGAAGATGGTGATCTTGAGATGACAATTTCTTGTTGTCCAAAGTCTCTGACTTTTGGACCATTATCGGCCGGTCTCATGACCGGAGAATTAGTTTTACAATCGGTCAGAGACCGTAAGATAGATTCCGTCAAAGTCAGGTAAGACTTTGACAAACGAAGATAATGTTGCGTTGTCCAAAGTCTCCGACTTTAGGACCATTATCTGCCGGTCTCATGACCGGAGAGTTTGTTTTACAACCGGTCCGAGACCGTAAGATAGATTCCATCAAAGTCAAATAAGACTTTGACAAACGAAGATAATGTTACGTTGTCCAAAGTCTCCGACTTTTGGTCCATTATCTGCCGGTCTCATGACCGGAGAATTAGTTTTACAATCGGTCAGAGACCGTAAGATAGGTTCCGTCAAAGTCAAGTAAGACTTTGACAAACGAAGTTAATGTTACGTTGTCCAAAGTCTCCGACTTTTGGACCTTTATCTGCCGGTCTCATGACCGGAGAATTAGTTTTACAACCGGTCAGAGACCGTAAGATAGATTCTGTCAAAGTCAGGTAAGACTTTGACAAACAAAGAAAAAGTCACGTTGTCCAAAGTCTCTGACTTTTGGACCATTATCTGCCGGCCTCATGACCGGAGAATTAGTTTTACAACCGGTCAAAGACCGTATGATAGATTCCGTCAAAGTCAGATAAGACTTTGACAAACAAAGAAAAAGTCACGTTGTCCAAAGTCTCTGACTTTTGGACCATTATCTGCCGGCCTCATGACCGGAGAATTAGTTTTACAACCGGTCAGAGACCGTATGATAGATTCCGTCAAAGTCAGATAAGACTTTGACAAACGATGTTAAAAATTCTAAATTTTATTATGGGATACAAAATCGAAAATCAAACTGAAATCCACTTTCTGACAATGACAATAGTAGGTTGGGCTGATATTTTTTCTCGTCAATCATATAGGGATGTTTTAATTGAAAGCATGAAATACTGTACAGCTAACAAAGGACTGATTGTTTACGCATATGTTATCATGACTAATCATTTTCATTGTATATGGCAATCAAAGGATGGAAATCTTTCCGATTTGATAAGAGATTTTAAAAAGTTCACCTCTGCAGAAATAATTAAAAAAATGAAAGGACATGAAGAAAGCAGAAGTGAATGGCTCAAGATAATATTTGAATATCATGCAAAATTGAACAATAATAACAGTTTTCATCAAGTTTGGCAAAATGGAAACCATCCAATTGAGTTACAATCTCCAAAATTTATAAGGCAAAAGTTAGATTACATACATCTTAACCCTGTTAGAGCTGGTTGGGTAAATGAACCAGAAGAATATAGATACAGCAGTGCTTCAAATTATAAAAACGATTCAGGAGTCATGGCAGTAACTTTATTGGATATATCACATTCAGATATTGGATACATTGGATCATAATGCATTTTTATATTATCCAAGGCTTTTACTTTAAGATACCTAAAATAGATGTCGCCCAATGTCTCCGACTGTTGGGCATCTAGCTAGTGGGCTAATGACAGGAGAGTTAGTTTTACAACCGGTCAGAGACCGTAAGATAGCTTCCGTCAAAGTCAGATAAGACTTTGACAAACGACTATGATTTAGATGTTGTCCAAAGTCTCCGACTTTTGGTCCATTATCTGTCGGTCTCATGACCGGAGAATTAGTTTTACAATCGGTCAGAGACCGTAAGATAGATTCCGTCAAAGTCAGATAAGACTTTGACAAACGACTATGATGTAGATGTTGTCCAAAGTCTCCGACTTTTGGTCCATTATCAGCCGGTCTCATGACCGAAGAGCTTGTCTTTCAACCGGTCAGAGACCGTAAGATAGCTTCCGTCAAAGTTAGATAAGACTTTGACAAACGAGAAGTTAATGTTGCCGTTGTCCAAAGTCTCCGATTTAGGACCAATATCTGCCGGTCTCATGACCGGAGAATTAGTTTTACAACCGGTCAGAGACCGTAAGATAGGTTCCGTCAAAGTCAGATAAGACTTTGACAAACGGTATGTCTTTGAATGTGACATAAATAACTACCTTTGTGCACACAACCTTAATAAAACTTTGTCTGATGTCTGCTACAGAAATGCCATTCGAAATTATCATAAAACCCAAATCCGTATTTACATTAGGATGGAAGGAGCTATGGCAATATCGCGAATTGCTGTACTTCTTTACGTGGAAGGAGATCAAGGTGAGATACAAACAGGCGGCACTTGGTATCTTATGGACCGTACTCCAACCACTGGCTATGATGACCATTTTTGTATTGCTGCTGGCACAGGGCTTGGGTATAAAAACGGGTAATATGCCTGCTCCGATTTATTATCTGAGTGGTTTGCTGATCTGGAATCTTTTTAATCATGCGGTCACGCATGCGTCACAATCGATGGTGAGCAATGCCAATATCATCAAAAAAATATACTTTCCACGTTTGGTGATACCCATATCGGCAGTACTCACTTCTTCCTTTGATTTTTTGATCAGTTTGGTGCTGTTTTATGGGCTACTGATGTACTTTTCCATGTCCAATGTAATCGACATTGCCTGGCTACATCTCGGTATCAGCGTGCTGATGGCATATGGTATTGCGGTGTTTGCGGCATTTAGTCTCGGTACTTTTTTATCAGCCATCAATGTCAAATACCGGGATGTGCGGTATGTGCTTCCGTTTTTGATACAAACCCTGTTTTTTATCACCCCTGTGATGTATGATACCAGCATCATCAGGCAGAATTGGATCAGGAAGATATTAGAACTCAATCCTTTGAACTATGCGATAGAATTGGTCAGAAACAATATCACCTATCATGACTCGATCATCTGGCCGGAGATTTCGTGGTGGGTGCCGGCAGTGATGATCATGCTATATATTATTTCGATTTACACTTTCAGGAAAACAGAAGCCTATTTTGCAGATATTGTTTGACATTGGTCATTATAGGGTATTGGTCTATATTTGTTTTAAAACAAACTTTACTATTTACTATTTACAACTTTTATTTTGTTATACACGCCGGTAAGCTGCACTTTGACAAATGTTTAAAATTTCATAACTTTGCCACTTTAAAACAAGCTCAAATCACACATTTCAATAAATCTAAAGCAGACAAAACGCCCACTCTTAATTCGTAATTCCTCATTAGTAATTAAAAAATGAAGCCCATCATCGAAGTCAATCACGTCTGGAAAGAATACCAAAAAGGTATCGACCGGAAGTACAAAAGTCTTCGGGATACCATCGCAGGTATGCCGGGAAGGTGGTTGGGTGAAGATAAGGAAAAATTCTGGGCACTGGAAGAGATTGATTTTAAAGTGGAGGCGGGAGAGTCGGTGGGCATCATAGGGAGAAATGGAGCGGGAAAGTCCACCTTGCTGAAGATACTGAGCAGGATTACACCACCGACCAAAGGGGAGATCATATTGCGGGGAAGAGTGGCCAGTCTGCTGGAAGTGGGTACAGGCTTCCATCCGGAGCTGACCGGAAGGGAAAACGTTTTTTTTAACGGCTCGATTCTGGGGATGAAACATGCAGAAATCAAACGCAAGTTTGATGAAATCGTTGATTTTTCTGGTGTGGAAAGTTTTATAGACACTCCGCTCAAACACTACAGCAGTGGCATGCAGATGCGCCTGGCATTTTCTGTTGCTGCACACCTCGATGCAGAAATCCTGCTAATAGATGAGGTGCTGGCAGTAGGTGATGCCGAGTTTCAGAAAAAATGTATCGGTAAGATGGATGATGTGAGTAAGGGAGAAGGGAAGACTATTTTGTTTGTTAGCCATGAGCTAAAAAAATTGGTACAAATTTGTAAAATTGGGATTTATGTTGACAATGGAATGATAAAAATGAATGATAATCTTAATAAAAGTATTCAACTTTACATTGGAGATTATCAAAAAAATAGAAGTAAAGACAAAAAAACTATAAATTTAAATGAAAGTAAATATTTAAAAAGTTTTTCAACAAATCAAAACCAATTTATTATATATTTTAAACAGCCACCTTCAGAAAAAATTTCTATTTTGATAGGTGTCAACGATATTTATGGAAATAGAATTTTCAATATTTTTAAGCATCTTTACGAAAATATAATTGAAAAAAATTGCGAAGTCACATTTAATTTAAACGGAAACACATTTATTAAACCTGACCAATATATCCTAAAAATAGTAATTTTTGACACTTTAGAAAACGTTTTAGATGAAAATTCTTTCAGTTTTTTTATCGATTGTACCAACAAAAATCAATATTTGCCTAAAAATTATTACGGTAATTTATTTATATTTGAATAAATATAATGTTTTAATTCATCAAATTTTTCTTTAAAGTCAATCTTGTACTCCTCAACTTCATTACTTAAATAAAATTCAATAAAATCAATAATCTCATCAGCAAAAATATCTATATTTAAGAATTTTATGAAAGGAGCTTTTTTAATCCAATTGTAACTTCCTTGAACTTTTTTATATTTATCGTTAATTACTATACATGGAGTCTGTGTGATATAACAAAATATCATACCATGGAGTCTATCTGTTATAACAATTCGACTACTGGCAATCTTTATTAATAATTGTTTGAGCTCGTATTGCTGAATTTCCATTATTGATGTATTAGTTACTTCAATAATATTAGAGATTTCTTCAATATTTCTTTCAAATATTTCAAATAATCGAGATTCTGCTAAACTTTTTCTTTCATCATTGTCAATTTCTTTGTCCTTTCTTAATGAGACTTTAATCCCAATTCTTCTATATTTACTACTTATATTTTTGTAAAAAACTAAATCGGGTATTAGCATTGTTTCGACTTTGGGGAAGTTACTTTTAATAAAATTAAATGAATTAATATCTCTAACTGTAATCAATAATCGATTATGTTTACAATAAATTCTTTTCGATTTATTTAATATTTTTTGACCAGAGCGGGTTGTTGAAAAATTTACAGTTTGAGGAAATGATACAATAAAACTATTTTCAAATTTTCTAACAATCATTTGACGATATAATTCTACCTCTACATTCAAATCACCAAAACATCCACCCCCCAATAAAGTAACCAAATCATTTTCAAACATCTTATTTCTAAAAAAAAATACTCCTTCAATTGTTTTTTTTAATGGAATTTCTACAATTTCATGCCAAGGTAAAGTATCTTTAAAAAATTTTATTTGAGAGTCATAAATTGCCAGATCGCCAAGATTACCATAATCAGGAGTAAAAAACACAAGTATTTTATTTTCTAGATGATATTTATTCTTAAAATAAAAATCTTCTGATGAATTTTTTTTAACAAAATATAAGAGTTTTATTATTATTCGAGTTGGCAAAATTCTTTTTAAGAAAACTTTAGTTATTTTTATTAAATAGAATTCACTTAAAGTTAAATAAAAATCTCCTATTAATGCCCTCATATTAAATTGGTTTAAAGTGCGTTTAATTAATATTTTCCTAATTTTGTATCTAATTATTTAATGACAAATGAATACAAAAATACTGAATTATAAATTTTAAAATATGCTT
Proteins encoded in this region:
- a CDS encoding transposase translates to MGYKIENQTEIHFLTMTIVGWADIFSRQSYRDVLIESMKYCTANKGLIVYAYVIMTNHFHCIWQSKDGNLSDLIRDFKKFTSAEIIKKMKGHEESRSEWLKIIFEYHAKLNNNNSFHQVWQNGNHPIELQSPKFIRQKLDYIHLNPVRAGWVNEPEEYRYSSASNYKNDSGVMAVTLLDISHSDIGYIGS
- a CDS encoding T9SS type A sorting domain-containing protein, whose amino-acid sequence is MNYWRFSYWPLPDAAISFIKTEPNLASNDIKQGEKIKIFYDVTNVNYVAMDSILVKYSYITGENQSVTAFKKIGKLGIGQKISDFIEFTIGAGNLTDVRMIIEINPDNQQPELHQFNNTLTKQFGVQRDNTNPLLDIYFDGVRIMDGDIVSPKPEILVTLEDDNTFLPVTDPNLFEIKLDTGRNQVLTIPVSSPQIKFTPAGGSNKTAKIQYYPTLKEGEYKLIIQAKDASGNKSGVNPRSVNFRVIEKQSVSNVLNYPNPFSTSTQFVFTLTGAEVPDIMSISIMTLSGKVVREITKEELGPLRIGLNRTEYRWDGTDEYGSKLGNGVYLYKINTRKKDKSVYEQFGQNETDKYFKEGFGKMVILR
- a CDS encoding ABC transporter ATP-binding protein, producing the protein MKPIIEVNHVWKEYQKGIDRKYKSLRDTIAGMPGRWLGEDKEKFWALEEIDFKVEAGESVGIIGRNGAGKSTLLKILSRITPPTKGEIILRGRVASLLEVGTGFHPELTGRENVFFNGSILGMKHAEIKRKFDEIVDFSGVESFIDTPLKHYSSGMQMRLAFSVAAHLDAEILLIDEVLAVGDAEFQKKCIGKMDDVSKGEGKTILFVSHELKKLVQICKIGIYVDNGMIKMNDNLNKSIQLYIGDYQKNRSKDKKTINLNESKYLKSFSTNQNQFIIYFKQPPSEKISILIGVNDIYGNRIFNIFKHLYENIIEKNCEVTFNLNGNTFIKPDQYILKIVIFDTLENVLDENSFSFFIDCTNKNQYLPKNYYGNLFIFE
- a CDS encoding polysaccharide pyruvyl transferase family protein translates to MRALIGDFYLTLSEFYLIKITKVFLKRILPTRIIIKLLYFVKKNSSEDFYFKNKYHLENKILVFFTPDYGNLGDLAIYDSQIKFFKDTLPWHEIVEIPLKKTIEGVFFFRNKMFENDLVTLLGGGCFGDLNVEVELYRQMIVRKFENSFIVSFPQTVNFSTTRSGQKILNKSKRIYCKHNRLLITVRDINSFNFIKSNFPKVETMLIPDLVFYKNISSKYRRIGIKVSLRKDKEIDNDERKSLAESRLFEIFERNIEEISNIIEVTNTSIMEIQQYELKQLLIKIASSRIVITDRLHGMIFCYITQTPCIVINDKYKKVQGSYNWIKKAPFIKFLNIDIFADEIIDFIEFYLSNEVEEYKIDFKEKFDELKHYIYSNINKLP
- a CDS encoding NAD-dependent epimerase/dehydratase family protein; the encoded protein is MLKPMFPTSSKILITGATGFLGSYILRKLSSEGYNNIVCIKRPDSSMEMTSGIADVDWVTGDIMDICFLDEIINGVDIIIHAAAIVTFDPGNFKKMITTAMDGTSNLVNAALDNQVSKFIHISSVAALGRRRKEETITENNIFSKSQYDTTYGLSKFLAEQEVWRGHAEGLNTTILNPSMVLGAGKWHDSSAQIYNRVYDGLKYYPTGSTGWVDVRDVATAVFQCLTSQYNGERYIISSENHTYQSIFEKIANRLHVYAPKQALRSRMGNLLWRLESIRSWLLHQKPVITRETVVSMSAESYYVNEKSVQELNLQYTTIEKTIEDSCKVFLTSYPNGKKSGILDI
- a CDS encoding ABC transporter permease, yielding MSATEMPFEIIIKPKSVFTLGWKELWQYRELLYFFTWKEIKVRYKQAALGILWTVLQPLAMMTIFVLLLAQGLGIKTGNMPAPIYYLSGLLIWNLFNHAVTHASQSMVSNANIIKKIYFPRLVIPISAVLTSSFDFLISLVLFYGLLMYFSMSNVIDIAWLHLGISVLMAYGIAVFAAFSLGTFLSAINVKYRDVRYVLPFLIQTLFFITPVMYDTSIIRQNWIRKILELNPLNYAIELVRNNITYHDSIIWPEISWWVPAVMIMLYIISIYTFRKTEAYFADIV